The window CCTTCCAGCCAGGTACCAGCGTGAAATCGAGAACTGGAACCTTGAGCATCCGGCTTGTCGGCTGACTGTAATCGGTGAAATTATCGAGTCCGGTATTTTCCTGCGAGAAGGTGAGAGTTTGATCGAATTGGGCGATGCGCAGGGGTATCAGCATTTTGGCTAGCATTTCGCCGAAATTGTTACGTAACCCGTTACACCTGTTGTCGCTGGGTTTTGGTTCGGGCCTTGCCCCGGTTGCTCCGGGAACATTCGGTACTCTCGCGGCGATCCCGCTTTACTTGTTAATTGCGCAGCTGGCCTTGCCATATTACCTGGCAATCGTGGTGCTTGGATTTGCCGCAGGCATGTACTTGTGCCGGTACACCAGTGCCACGCTAGGAGTGCACGATCATGGGGGTATTGTCTGGGATGAGTTTGTCGGTTTCTGGATTACGATGATAGCAGTGCCGGTTACCTGGCAGTGGATAGTGGCCGGTTTTGTGCTATTTAGAGTATTCGATATAGTCAAACCCTGGCCGGTGAAAATTGCGGATAAAAAGATGAAAGGTGGTTTCGGAATAATGTTCGACGATGTGCTCGCTGGTTTATATGCCCTGGGCTGCCTGCAATTCGCGCTGTATCTGCTGGTTTAGGCATGAAGTTCCCACAATTTATCCTGGCAGCTTTATTGATACTGAGCATGGGTCTTTCCCTGGCGGCTGATGCCGAAGTCAGGGTAATCGCGCTGTTTTACGATAAGGCATTATTGCAGGTTGGCGACAAACAAAAGATCGTAAAAAAGGGTGAAACTTTCGAGGGCGTACTATTGGAGTCCGCATCCGGGCGAGGAGCGGTGGTAGTCATCGACGGTAACAGGTTAAAACTTGGCCTGAATCAGTCAATCGCGGGAAACTTTAAGAAACCTGATCGCTCCAGCATGAAAATATATCCCGATTCGCTGGGGATGTATTACGTCAAAGGGGCTATTAATGGACAACCAACACGCTTTCTGGTCGACACGGGTGCGACCTTTGTCACCATGAGTGGCAGAAAAGCCCGCAGTCTCAAAATTGATTATCTCAGAGGTATACGCAGTACCGCGCAAACTGCTGCTGCTATCGTGCCAGTCTTTCAGATCAAGCTTGAATCGGTGAGTATTGGTGGTATCAGGTTGCCCAATGTCGATGCGACGGTAATTGCGGGGGACCAACCCGTCGATGTTTTACTCGGCAACTCTTTTCTGCAGCATACCCGGATGCAAAAAGCAGGTTCCGTGCTCGAGATCAGGCAGCGTTTCTAGAACGTTAAATAACGTAAAATTTTCAGGCTCGCAGGGTATTATTCCGGTAGAATACCGCGCGTCTTAATGCCTGTCTGATCGTAATGATAAAAACCCGATTTGCCCCGAGCCCCACCGGATTGTTGCATGTTGGCGGTGCGCGAACGGCGCTGTTTTGCTGGTTATTCAGCAGGAAAATGGGTGGCAAATTCGTGTTGCGTATCGAGGATACCGATCTCGAGCGTTCAACGCCCGAATCGGTACAGGCGATCCTGAATGGCATGGAGTGGTTGGGTCTCGACTATGACGAAGGACCTTACTTTCAAACCGAACGCTTTGACCGCTATCTCGAAGTTATCCAGAAACTGGTCGAGCAAAGGGATGCTTATTATTGCGAATGCTCCAGGGAGCGGCTCGACGCCTTGCGCGCACAGCAAATGGCAGCGAAACAAAAGCCACGTTACGATGGTTGTTGCCGTGAACTTGGATTGCAGCCCGGGACTGAGAAGTCGTTGGTGGTTCGATTCAAGAATCCGTCACAGGGCACGGTAAGCTTTTTCGACCATGTAAAAGG is drawn from Gammaproteobacteria bacterium and contains these coding sequences:
- a CDS encoding phosphatidylglycerophosphatase A, encoding MSILASISPKLLRNPLHLLSLGFGSGLAPVAPGTFGTLAAIPLYLLIAQLALPYYLAIVVLGFAAGMYLCRYTSATLGVHDHGGIVWDEFVGFWITMIAVPVTWQWIVAGFVLFRVFDIVKPWPVKIADKKMKGGFGIMFDDVLAGLYALGCLQFALYLLV
- a CDS encoding TIGR02281 family clan AA aspartic protease — protein: MKFPQFILAALLILSMGLSLAADAEVRVIALFYDKALLQVGDKQKIVKKGETFEGVLLESASGRGAVVVIDGNRLKLGLNQSIAGNFKKPDRSSMKIYPDSLGMYYVKGAINGQPTRFLVDTGATFVTMSGRKARSLKIDYLRGIRSTAQTAAAIVPVFQIKLESVSIGGIRLPNVDATVIAGDQPVDVLLGNSFLQHTRMQKAGSVLEIRQRF